A window from Coffea eugenioides isolate CCC68of unplaced genomic scaffold, Ceug_1.0 ScVebR1_2249;HRSCAF=3240, whole genome shotgun sequence encodes these proteins:
- the LOC113756385 gene encoding signal recognition particle subunit SRP68-like, with product MAKENNSSAMDVDNQNSESVDQINSPRFSINVLQLLKSAQMQHGLRFGDYARYRRYCTARLRRLYKSLKFTHGRGKYSKRAITASMVAEV from the exons ATGGCCAAAGAGAACAACTCCTCCGCTATGGATGTGGACAACCAGAATTCGGAATCCGTTGATCAGATTAATAGCCCTAGGTTCTCTATCAATG TTTTGCAGCTCTTGAAATCCGCTCAGATGCAGCATGGATTGCGGTTTGGCGATTACGCTCGTTACCG GAGGTACTGTACTGCTCGGCTCAGGAGATTGTACAAGTCGTTGAAATTCACGCATGGCCGTGGTAAATATAGTAAAAGGGCGATTACAGCTTCTATGGTGGCTGAAGTGAG